One Candida dubliniensis CD36 chromosome 1, complete sequence genomic region harbors:
- a CDS encoding redox regulator, putative (Similar to S. cerevisiae YBP1;~Similar to C. albicans YBP1) — translation MSETDHSETSESTIEPFQFEKVMENLESGAQDALQSKDFLSYSTLLDIYLSDPTKYSNEEKEQLLGHILTILSDNKSLTYEIGWDLPQLLILYVDSDFEFHGPIRDSPGVYKILKIFENLAINGNHKELFLKSCELLNNLELSQDEDIELLKRENFFEIKLYCVFELIDACLKKIHTLYPSRFLAMTVSSFNNLMFKLTKQHGSLGNYHFVMKRVYSFCRNYISPPLPSNAKEMPQEELDKIVKDEEYLQRRLLTGFLTQVIYMANINGTEGYSIDHFSWLQHQSKSKIKFEFEIDSAFCDRFVELASSFDIDLLKCFQNFITDSHKLLIGIEYKNKTKSDDEIIEIIFERVVVDYQKNILTSIVNGDAKAIQDSIIGELILFTHAIAGKKCFTKPTMSIHDSLVMTLRLIIPQMVNPKFINYGNHDIVVFWVWFALYQQQIINSKNLQLEISYIPKVLLTTFFQCLLFIIIKSDGRPNFKYMLLTLLTKLLTLSPDTGYEFIKDSLNNCPYESVYPSLIGVYKQLLLNERSDVNSIELEKLNLSSTSSSSSTTNGPPKLPPRNGVKRKHYSLTNESLNDLVDLISASSKNAFIEDNTKIDPTKLSTIAAYLNLLVAIKKDPVIIENKEKLNILISSIENKIKSVKKSTQNQFELNAAGMLELTIERFNE, via the coding sequence ATGTCGGAAACAGATCATTCAGAAACTAGTGAATCCACTATTGAGCCAttccaatttgaaaaagttaTGGAAAACTTGGAATCTGGAGCTCAGGACGCGTTACAGTCCAAGGATTTCTTATCTTATAGTACATTATtggatatttatttaagcgatccaacaaaatattccaatgaagaaaaagagcAATTACTAGGTCATATATTGACTATTCTTTCGGATAACAAACTGTTAACATATGAAATAGGTTGGGATTTGCcacaattattgatattgtatGTTGATTCCGATTTTGAATTCCATGGCCCTATTAGAGACTCCCCTGGAGTAtataaaattttaaaaatttttgaaaatttggcAATTAATGGTAATCACAAGgaattatttttgaaaagcTGTGAATTGTTAAACAATTTGGAATTATCTCAAGATGAAGacattgaattattaaaacgtgaaaatttctttgaaatcaaattgtattgtgtatttgaattaattgatgcCTGCTTGAAGAAAATCCATACGTTGTATCCATCAAGGTTTTTGGCCATGACAGTCAGCTCTTTCAATAATCTTATGTTCAAATTAACAAAACAACATGGTAGTTTAGGGAATTACCATTTTGTCATGAAAAGAGTTTATAGTTTCTGCAGAAACTATATTAGCCCACCATTACCCAGCAATGCTAAGGAAATGCCTCAAGAGGAGTTGGACAAGATTgttaaagatgaagaataCTTACAAAGAAGATTATTGACTGGGTTTCTTACTCAGGTGATATATATGGCTAATATAAATGGAACTGAAGGTTACTCAATTGACCATTTCAGTTGGTTACAACATCaatccaaatcaaaaatcaaatttgaatttgaaatagATAGTGCATTCTGTGATCGATTTGTCGAATTGGCATCTTCATTCGATATCGACTTGTTGAAATGTTTTCAGAACTTCATTACCGACTCccataaattattaattggcATAGaatacaaaaataaaaccaaatcGGACGatgaaataattgaaattatttttgaaagagTTGTTGTAGATTACCAGAAGAATATTTTAACCAGTATTGTCAACGGTGATGCTAAAGCTATTCAGGATTCGATTATTGGTGAGTTGATTTTATTCACTCATGCGATAGCAGGAAAGAAATGTTTTACCAAACCAACAATGTCAATCCATGATTCGTTAGTGATGACTTTACGTTTGATCATTCCTCAAATGGTAAACCCAAAATTCATCAACTATGGTAACCATGATATAGTTGTGTTTTGGGTATGGTTTGCattatatcaacaacaaattatcaattcaaaaaatttgcAATTGGAGATCTCTTATATTCCTAAAGTTTTATTGACAACATTTTTCCAATGCttgttatttattattattaaatctgACGGGAGACCAAATTTCAAGTACATGCTATTGACATTATTGACAAAATTGTTGACATTATCGCCTGATACTGGGTATGAATTCATTAAGGACTCACTAAATAATTGTCCTTACGAATCGGTGTATCCTTCTTTAATTGGAGtatataaacaattgttgttgaatgaAAGGTCTGATGTAAATAGTATTGAATTGGAGAAGTTGAATCTCtcttctacttcttcttcttcttcaacaacaaatggCCCACCAAAATTGCCACCAAGAAATGGGGTCAAGAGAAAGCATTATTCGTTGACTAATGAATCTTTAAATGATTTGGTAGATTTGATCAGTGCTTCACTGAAAAATGCATTCATCGAAGATAATACAAAGATTGATCCAACTAAATTATCGACTATTGCCGCATACTTGAATCTATTAGTGGCTATAAAGAAAGACCCAGTaatcattgaaaataaGGAAAAGCTAaacattttgatttcatcaATCGAAAACAAGATCAAGAGTGTTAAAAAGTCAACACAAAATCAATTCGAATTAAATGCTGCTGGTATGCTTGAGCTTACAATTGAAAGATTCaatgaataa